A stretch of Saccharothrix texasensis DNA encodes these proteins:
- a CDS encoding prephenate dehydrogenase — protein sequence MRSVCVVGLGLIGGSVLRAAAAAGRVTWGATASTADAEAAGQDGHDVLDLAGALDRAREHDALVVVAVPLPAVEEVLRALPEGVRLTDVVSVKGPVADLVRRVAPHARYVGGHPMAGTSASGWSAGRADLFHDAAWVVTAEDDADPDVLTDVMELAFAAKAHVVPATALAHDAAVARISHLPHLLAAVLASVGADGGPLALSLAAGSFGDGTRVAGSRPELVRAMCEGNRGALLDAVDDALGRLGAARGSLASTGGLAKTIDAGHAARVKLQDQAVRTDLTIDLTAPDALRDLRDLGARGGRVVALNGTIALARTP from the coding sequence GTGCGAAGCGTCTGCGTGGTCGGGCTCGGGTTGATCGGTGGTTCGGTGTTGCGCGCGGCGGCGGCCGCGGGGCGCGTGACCTGGGGCGCGACCGCTTCGACCGCCGACGCGGAGGCGGCCGGGCAGGACGGGCACGACGTGCTCGACCTCGCCGGGGCACTCGACCGCGCGCGGGAGCACGACGCGCTCGTGGTCGTGGCGGTTCCGCTGCCGGCTGTGGAAGAAGTGCTCCGCGCCCTGCCCGAAGGCGTCCGGCTCACCGACGTGGTCAGCGTCAAGGGCCCGGTCGCCGACCTGGTCCGCCGGGTCGCGCCGCACGCCCGGTACGTCGGCGGCCACCCGATGGCGGGCACCTCCGCCTCCGGCTGGTCCGCCGGCCGCGCCGACCTCTTCCACGACGCCGCCTGGGTCGTCACCGCCGAGGACGACGCCGACCCGGACGTCCTCACCGACGTCATGGAGCTGGCCTTCGCGGCGAAGGCGCACGTCGTGCCCGCCACCGCCCTGGCGCACGACGCCGCGGTGGCCCGCATCTCCCACCTCCCGCACCTGCTCGCCGCCGTGCTGGCCAGCGTCGGCGCGGACGGCGGGCCGCTCGCGCTCTCCCTGGCCGCCGGCTCGTTCGGCGACGGCACGCGCGTCGCGGGCAGCCGGCCCGAGCTGGTCCGCGCGATGTGCGAGGGCAACCGCGGCGCGCTGCTCGACGCCGTGGACGACGCGTTGGGCCGGCTCGGCGCGGCCCGCGGCTCCCTCGCCTCCACCGGCGGCCTGGCGAAGACCATCGACGCCGGTCACGCGGCACGCGTGAAGCTTCAGGACCAGGCCGTGCGCACGGACCTGACCATCGACCTCACCGCGCCCGACGCCTTGCGCGACCTGCGCGACCTCGGTGCACGCGGGGGCCGCGTCGTCGCCCTGAACGGCACGATCGCGCTCGCACGCACCCCATAA